In bacterium, one DNA window encodes the following:
- a CDS encoding ParB/RepB/Spo0J family partition protein → MRKALGKGIEALIPKVSRVAPVEVVSIDINKIKPNKYQSRMQFDQGKLKELANSIKRKGVVQPIIVSPSGENYQLVAGERRWWAAKMAELKEIPAVVKRVTDREMFEISLIENIQREDLNSIEEATAFERLMKEFNLTQQELADHLGKTRSTVANILRLINLPEEIKEFVSRKLISAGHARVLLSIAEEEKRIDLARKILKEKLTVRETEDIVERLRVKRTPSGKRVARKEKSPEVVELEEELQRILGTKVRIKSTGSGRFSPGEGGKVRGKIEIEYYSLEDLERIVELLKS, encoded by the coding sequence ATGCGTAAAGCACTGGGTAAGGGCATAGAAGCACTAATTCCCAAGGTATCCCGGGTAGCTCCCGTGGAAGTTGTAAGTATTGATATTAATAAGATAAAACCTAATAAATACCAGTCCAGGATGCAATTCGACCAGGGAAAGTTAAAGGAGTTAGCGAATTCTATAAAGAGAAAGGGTGTAGTTCAACCGATAATTGTTTCTCCCTCAGGAGAGAACTACCAACTGGTAGCCGGAGAGAGGCGCTGGTGGGCAGCCAAAATGGCAGAGTTGAAAGAGATTCCAGCAGTGGTCAAGAGAGTTACTGATAGAGAGATGTTCGAGATATCTCTAATTGAGAATATCCAGAGAGAGGATCTGAATTCCATAGAAGAAGCTACAGCTTTTGAGAGGTTGATGAAGGAGTTCAATTTAACCCAGCAGGAATTGGCCGACCATTTAGGAAAGACCAGGTCAACGGTTGCCAATATTTTGAGACTTATCAATTTGCCTGAGGAGATTAAAGAGTTCGTTTCCCGTAAACTTATATCTGCCGGACATGCCCGGGTGCTCCTCTCTATCGCAGAGGAGGAGAAACGAATAGACTTGGCCAGGAAGATACTCAAGGAAAAGTTGACAGTACGTGAAACAGAAGATATTGTAGAAAGATTGAGAGTCAAACGGACTCCCTCGGGAAAAAGAGTTGCCCGGAAAGAGAAAAGTCCCGAGGTCGTTGAACTGGAGGAAGAACTCCAGAGAATTCTGGGGACGAAAGTGAGGATTAAGTCTACTGGTTCTGGCAGGTTTTCTCCGGGAGAAGGAGGGAAAGTTCGGGGTAAGATAGAAATCGAATACTATTCTCTGGAAGATTTGGAAAGGATAGTTGAACTATTAAAAAGCTGA
- the rsmG gene encoding 16S rRNA (guanine(527)-N(7))-methyltransferase RsmG: protein MDGLATSLQKRAKQAGIELNKDQIGKFLLFLQELQEWNRKVNLTAINGEEEVLVKHFIDSLFCLLGVPSKIYQKIRKIIDIGSGAGFPGIPLKIYQPRFELTLLEATMKKVEFMRYISGKLGFERSLEVIHGRAEEYGRNGEYREKYDLAVSRAVSNLAILAEYCLPFVRVGGIFISQKGREIKGELQKAGKAIEVLGGRINKVIPYKLPLRGEELERNLVVMDKVEKTPEDYPRRPGVPAKRPIR from the coding sequence ATGGATGGGTTAGCTACCTCGTTGCAAAAAAGAGCTAAACAAGCAGGGATAGAGCTCAATAAGGACCAGATAGGAAAGTTCCTCCTATTTTTGCAAGAACTCCAGGAATGGAACAGAAAGGTTAATCTCACTGCCATAAATGGAGAGGAAGAGGTTTTAGTTAAACATTTTATAGATTCTCTCTTCTGCCTGTTAGGAGTTCCATCTAAAATTTATCAAAAGATAAGAAAAATTATAGATATCGGTTCAGGAGCAGGATTTCCCGGGATACCGCTAAAGATTTATCAGCCAAGATTCGAGCTAACTTTGCTTGAGGCGACAATGAAAAAGGTAGAATTCATGCGTTATATCTCTGGTAAACTGGGTTTTGAAAGGAGTTTAGAGGTAATTCACGGAAGAGCGGAAGAATACGGAAGGAATGGGGAGTACAGGGAGAAGTATGATCTAGCGGTATCCAGGGCAGTTAGTAATTTAGCTATCCTTGCTGAATACTGTCTCCCTTTCGTTAGGGTTGGAGGGATTTTCATTTCCCAAAAGGGTCGAGAGATTAAGGGTGAACTCCAGAAAGCAGGTAAAGCGATAGAAGTTCTGGGCGGGAGAATAAATAAGGTTATACCTTATAAGTTACCATTGAGAGGAGAAGAATTAGAGAGAAATCTGGTAGTGATGGATAAGGTGGAGAAGACGCCGGAAGATTATCCGCGGAGGCCAGGAGTGCCGGCCAAAAGGCCGATTAGATAA
- a CDS encoding patatin-like phospholipase family protein gives MRKLRFGLALGGGGARGLAHIGVLKVLEDEGISIDVIAGTSSGALIGALYACGYNASSIEKKGLEFLESSEYKRARLEFLKDEIGEEGSKPIKKIVSYAKWKLIYNLSLVKLALVSEKRIKTIINSILPDKNIGDLRIPFACVSTDLTSNREFCFTKGPLREAVRASITIPGLFPPLKWEGRRLVDGGAVNLVPVDVAFRLGADLVVGVDVHGSFPRSNPQEMKTGLDVILRTSYISRLFLNELRLRRADLVIKPEVGNIHWVNFKKLEYCIKKGEESTRAKLREIYKLMRKRRVGTLWKRLWEPPG, from the coding sequence ATGCGAAAATTGAGGTTCGGTTTAGCCCTGGGTGGCGGAGGAGCAAGGGGGCTGGCGCACATAGGGGTGTTGAAGGTTCTGGAGGATGAGGGAATATCCATCGATGTTATTGCCGGCACCAGCTCAGGGGCCCTAATCGGGGCGCTCTATGCCTGTGGGTATAATGCTTCTTCTATTGAGAAGAAAGGTTTAGAATTTTTGGAGAGCAGTGAATACAAACGAGCCAGGCTCGAATTCTTAAAGGATGAGATAGGAGAAGAAGGCTCAAAACCCATTAAAAAGATTGTCTCTTATGCAAAGTGGAAGTTGATTTATAACCTGAGTTTAGTAAAGCTTGCTCTGGTTAGTGAGAAGAGAATAAAGACAATAATAAATAGTATTCTGCCAGATAAGAATATAGGAGATTTAAGGATTCCCTTTGCTTGTGTCAGTACTGACCTAACTTCCAATAGAGAGTTCTGTTTTACTAAGGGGCCTTTGAGAGAGGCGGTTCGGGCAAGCATCACCATTCCTGGCCTCTTCCCGCCCTTGAAATGGGAGGGCAGGAGATTGGTCGATGGAGGTGCGGTGAACCTGGTCCCCGTGGACGTTGCTTTCAGATTGGGGGCCGATTTAGTGGTAGGTGTGGATGTGCATGGGTCTTTCCCGCGTAGTAATCCTCAGGAGATGAAAACAGGGTTGGACGTTATTCTCAGGACTAGCTATATCTCTAGATTATTTCTTAATGAACTTCGGTTGAGAAGGGCGGATCTGGTGATAAAGCCGGAGGTGGGTAATATTCACTGGGTAAATTTTAAGAAGTTAGAATATTGTATAAAGAAAGGGGAAGAGTCTACCAGAGCTAAACTAAGAGAAATCTATAAATTAATGAGGAAAAGAAGAGTGGGAACCCTGTGGAAGAGGCTCTGGGAACCACCAGGCTAA
- a CDS encoding CsgG/HfaB family protein — translation MVKKFLKESIILSLVFLMGCAQTGVRPYAEKYKGPKKRIAVIDFEVKVPRAHRKIGSGMAEMLITALHETGEFVVVERKAISDMIKEQDLGEAGRVRKETAAKIGDILGAQVLVRGAVTEFEEKVSRGGVGGVLLKKKTGAGLTTTSAYVACDIRMYDATTGVILEATTKEAKARSVGVVLAGVLGTGNILGGGFSTKTPLGKATRGCIDEIVNAIVDRMETVPWQASIVKVSDGNVYINVGTEAGVKKGEVFEVYRVGEELIDPETGLSLGAEESYAGKIKIGKADKKYAIATIMEGEGFQRGDVVRIP, via the coding sequence ATGGTAAAAAAATTTTTAAAGGAGTCTATAATCCTGTCACTGGTCTTCCTTATGGGCTGTGCTCAAACCGGGGTGAGGCCTTATGCTGAAAAGTACAAAGGTCCGAAAAAGAGAATTGCTGTTATTGATTTTGAAGTGAAGGTCCCGCGTGCCCACAGGAAGATTGGTTCAGGGATGGCGGAGATGCTTATTACCGCCTTACACGAAACGGGAGAGTTCGTTGTTGTGGAAAGAAAGGCGATTAGCGATATGATTAAGGAACAGGATTTAGGTGAGGCAGGAAGAGTGAGAAAAGAGACAGCAGCAAAAATTGGCGACATACTGGGTGCTCAGGTTCTGGTGAGGGGAGCGGTTACTGAGTTTGAGGAAAAAGTCAGCCGGGGAGGAGTGGGGGGAGTTCTTCTGAAAAAGAAGACAGGAGCTGGCCTCACCACGACCAGTGCTTATGTTGCCTGTGATATCCGTATGTACGATGCAACAACGGGAGTAATTTTAGAAGCCACAACCAAAGAGGCTAAGGCAAGGTCTGTCGGTGTCGTCTTGGCTGGCGTTCTTGGGACTGGCAACATCCTGGGTGGTGGGTTCTCTACTAAGACTCCGTTGGGCAAGGCAACCCGCGGGTGTATAGATGAGATTGTAAATGCAATTGTGGATAGAATGGAAACAGTTCCCTGGCAGGCCAGTATAGTCAAGGTGAGTGACGGTAACGTATATATTAATGTGGGAACAGAGGCCGGGGTCAAAAAAGGAGAGGTCTTTGAGGTGTACAGAGTCGGAGAGGAGTTGATCGACCCGGAGACAGGACTTAGCCTGGGCGCCGAAGAGAGTTATGCAGGTAAGATAAAGATAGGAAAAGCAGATAAGAAGTATGCTATCGCTACAATTATGGAAGGAGAAGGCTTCCAGCGGGGTGACGTGGTGAGGATACCCTGA
- a CDS encoding AAA family ATPase, producing the protein MAKIVAIANQKGGVGKTTTAINLSSCLAHYGQETLLIDMDSQSNTTSGLGMEKDKVKHTIYEVLLEKASIENILVSTEIDWLDLVPANVDLIGAEVELVGLISRETRLKRALNGLGNLYKYILLDCPPSLGLLTINSLTAAHSVIIPIQCEYYALEGLGQLMNTLRLVRENLNPRLQIEGVLLTMFDGRVNLSSQVVEEVSKFFKQAVYQTKIPRNVRLAEAPGFGKPVILYSKDSKGAQSYLSLTREFLKRNGVEIEEESES; encoded by the coding sequence ATGGCAAAGATTGTGGCAATTGCAAATCAGAAGGGAGGAGTGGGGAAGACCACAACGGCTATTAACCTCTCTAGCTGCCTGGCACATTATGGGCAGGAGACACTCCTTATCGATATGGATTCTCAGTCAAATACTACGAGTGGTCTGGGGATGGAAAAGGATAAAGTTAAACATACTATCTATGAAGTGCTTTTGGAAAAAGCCTCGATTGAAAATATCCTCGTTTCCACTGAGATTGACTGGCTCGATTTAGTCCCAGCAAATGTAGATTTGATTGGAGCAGAAGTGGAGCTCGTGGGACTTATCTCCCGGGAGACAAGGCTAAAGAGAGCACTCAATGGATTGGGTAACCTCTACAAGTATATTCTCCTCGATTGCCCACCTTCCCTGGGGCTTCTCACAATTAACTCGCTGACCGCAGCCCATTCAGTAATTATTCCCATCCAGTGTGAATATTATGCTCTGGAAGGTCTTGGCCAACTAATGAATACATTGAGGCTGGTAAGAGAGAATTTGAATCCCAGATTGCAGATCGAAGGGGTTCTTTTAACTATGTTTGATGGCCGAGTCAACCTCTCTTCCCAGGTAGTTGAGGAAGTAAGTAAGTTCTTTAAACAGGCGGTCTATCAGACAAAAATTCCCAGAAATGTGCGGCTGGCTGAGGCTCCGGGTTTTGGGAAACCTGTTATTCTATATAGTAAAGATTCGAAAGGTGCACAGTCGTACCTTTCATTGACTCGAGAGTTCCTGAAGAGGAACGGAGTGGAAATAGAAGAGGAGTCAGAGAGTTGA
- a CDS encoding phosphoenolpyruvate carboxykinase (GTP): MDTTKDTTNLFKTRLSEKDFGKLARIENPKLLQFVAKYIELCNPDTVFICTDSAEDRIYIEQEAIRTGEERMLAVPGQTVHFDGYYDQARDKKNTKYLLSKGADLGPNLNLIDKQEGLKEINTILKDIMKGHKLYVLFFCLGPCGSEFSIPCVQLTDSAYVGHSEQLLYRGGYEEFVRLGPSERFFKFVHSEGELENNVSKNIEKRRIYIDTEEDIVYSMNTQYGGNTIGLKKLAMRLSITLASKEGWLTEHMFIMGVHGPNNRVTYFTGAFPSLCGKTATALLENETVVGDDIAYLRNKDGMVRAVNVENGIFGIIQNVNSVDDPVLWGVLNSPGQIIFSNVLVTEEGDTYWIGKDGEIPPRGINYSGEWRPGKKDAKGREINPSHPNARFTVELKLLKNMDAQIDNREGVVIEGIVYGGRDHDTWVPVEESFDWVHGIITKGAGLESETTAATLGKEGVRIHNPMANLDFLSIPIARYVQDNLNFGKGLKNPPTIFSVNYFLKDAQGNFLNSKCDKKVWLKWMELRVHKEVEAVETPTGLIPKYQDLKRLFKEILNKDYSQESYREQFVLRVKENLAKIDRLINIYKKKVPDTPDIVFKVLEEQKQRLNKVKNKK, encoded by the coding sequence ATGGATACAACAAAGGATACAACAAACTTATTTAAAACCAGATTAAGTGAAAAAGACTTTGGCAAACTTGCCAGGATAGAGAATCCCAAACTTCTGCAATTCGTTGCCAAGTATATAGAACTATGCAATCCTGATACTGTTTTTATCTGCACTGACTCAGCGGAAGACAGAATATATATCGAGCAGGAAGCAATAAGAACTGGTGAAGAGAGGATGCTTGCTGTGCCTGGACAGACCGTTCACTTTGATGGATATTATGACCAGGCAAGAGACAAAAAGAACACTAAGTACCTTTTATCTAAAGGTGCCGATTTAGGTCCAAATTTGAATCTAATTGATAAACAGGAGGGACTTAAAGAGATTAATACGATTCTTAAAGATATTATGAAAGGGCATAAGTTATACGTGCTTTTCTTCTGTCTGGGTCCTTGTGGTTCTGAGTTCTCCATACCTTGCGTCCAGCTTACTGATTCGGCCTATGTTGGCCATAGTGAGCAGTTGCTCTACCGGGGAGGTTATGAAGAATTCGTTAGATTGGGTCCTTCTGAAAGGTTCTTCAAGTTCGTCCATTCAGAAGGAGAGCTGGAAAATAATGTGAGTAAGAATATCGAAAAACGCAGGATATACATTGATACTGAAGAAGACATCGTATATAGTATGAATACCCAGTATGGGGGCAATACAATAGGATTAAAAAAGCTGGCTATGCGCCTGAGCATAACTTTGGCGTCAAAGGAAGGCTGGTTGACAGAGCATATGTTTATTATGGGAGTGCACGGGCCCAATAACAGGGTTACTTACTTTACTGGTGCTTTTCCTTCTCTTTGCGGGAAAACGGCTACCGCATTATTAGAAAATGAGACGGTAGTGGGAGATGACATAGCTTATCTCAGAAATAAAGACGGTATGGTTCGCGCAGTCAATGTGGAAAATGGAATTTTTGGCATAATTCAGAACGTGAATTCAGTAGACGACCCTGTATTATGGGGAGTACTGAACAGTCCGGGCCAGATAATATTCTCCAATGTTCTGGTGACTGAAGAAGGTGACACTTACTGGATTGGCAAGGATGGAGAAATTCCCCCGCGGGGGATTAATTATTCGGGAGAATGGAGACCGGGTAAAAAAGATGCTAAAGGTCGTGAGATAAATCCATCACATCCCAATGCCCGCTTTACCGTTGAGTTGAAGCTTCTTAAGAATATGGATGCGCAAATAGACAATCGGGAAGGAGTAGTTATAGAAGGAATTGTATACGGAGGCAGGGACCACGATACGTGGGTCCCTGTGGAAGAATCCTTCGACTGGGTACACGGTATAATAACCAAAGGCGCCGGTCTGGAATCAGAGACTACCGCGGCAACCTTAGGTAAAGAAGGTGTCAGGATACATAATCCCATGGCCAACTTAGATTTTCTTTCTATACCTATTGCCAGGTACGTACAGGATAATCTGAACTTTGGCAAGGGGTTAAAAAATCCCCCTACTATCTTTTCCGTGAACTATTTTCTTAAAGATGCGCAGGGAAACTTTTTGAATAGCAAGTGTGACAAGAAGGTCTGGCTTAAGTGGATGGAGCTACGTGTCCATAAGGAAGTGGAAGCCGTGGAAACTCCCACTGGTCTAATACCAAAGTATCAGGACCTCAAAAGACTTTTTAAGGAGATTCTTAACAAGGATTACTCTCAAGAAAGTTACAGGGAACAGTTCGTTTTGAGGGTTAAAGAAAACCTGGCTAAGATTGATAGGTTAATTAATATTTATAAAAAGAAGGTTCCTGATACGCCGGACATAGTATTTAAAGTTCTGGAAGAACAGAAACAGAGGCTAAACAAAGTAAAAAATAAGAAATAG